In the genome of Bryobacteraceae bacterium, one region contains:
- a CDS encoding PQQ-dependent dehydrogenase, methanol/ethanol family: MKTVLLLIPMLAFAQADPADLVNASSAPNNWLMYSGNYQSYRHSALAEVNARNVSQLELKWIYQAKIVEKFETTPLVVDGAMYITVPPSDVVALDAATGVRLWEYKRRMPPKTQVCCGQVNRGAAVQGDRLFIAALDAHVVALDRKTGRLLWDTEMIDYKDGYSGTHAPLVVKDKVIVGVAGAEYGIRGFIDAYDVATGERKWRFHTAPGPGEFGRETWEGDSWKTGGASIWITGSYDPELNLTYWGTGNPGPDWNGDVRKGDNLFSASVVALDADTGERKWHFQFTPHDEHDWDATQVMMLLDKPIRGRDRRVLATANRNGFYYVLDRATGEFLHAKAYVKQTWAEGLDDRGRPMRRPGTLPTPEGTHVYPQVAGGTNWNSPSYSPQTGLFYVPVREGGSLYYKGEADYKPGRRFQGGYFNNERVSHDWYGAIRALDPATGDMKWEHKLLVPPWAGVVSTAGGLVFAGTEDGYFKALDANTGADLWHVNLGGRVIASPIAFAAGGQERVAIAAGSGLFVFGLR, translated from the coding sequence ATGAAAACGGTTCTGCTCCTGATCCCAATGTTGGCGTTCGCCCAAGCGGATCCCGCCGACCTCGTCAACGCCTCCAGCGCGCCGAACAACTGGTTGATGTATTCGGGGAATTACCAATCCTACCGCCACAGCGCGCTGGCCGAAGTGAATGCGCGCAACGTCTCCCAACTCGAGCTGAAGTGGATTTACCAGGCGAAGATCGTCGAGAAGTTCGAAACGACGCCGCTGGTGGTGGACGGCGCGATGTACATCACCGTGCCGCCAAGCGACGTGGTGGCGCTCGATGCGGCCACCGGCGTGAGGCTGTGGGAATACAAACGGCGCATGCCGCCGAAGACGCAGGTCTGCTGCGGCCAGGTGAACCGCGGCGCGGCCGTCCAGGGCGACCGGTTGTTTATCGCCGCCCTCGACGCTCACGTGGTCGCCCTGGACCGAAAGACGGGACGCCTGCTTTGGGACACCGAGATGATCGACTACAAGGACGGTTATTCGGGTACTCACGCGCCGCTGGTCGTGAAGGACAAAGTGATCGTCGGCGTCGCTGGCGCCGAGTACGGGATCCGGGGATTCATTGATGCCTACGACGTCGCTACCGGCGAACGCAAATGGCGGTTCCACACGGCGCCCGGTCCCGGAGAGTTCGGCCGGGAGACGTGGGAAGGCGATTCCTGGAAGACCGGCGGTGCGTCCATTTGGATCACGGGCAGCTACGATCCGGAGTTGAATCTGACTTACTGGGGCACCGGAAATCCTGGACCGGACTGGAACGGCGACGTCCGCAAGGGCGATAACCTGTTCTCGGCGTCGGTGGTGGCGCTGGATGCCGACACGGGTGAACGGAAATGGCACTTTCAGTTCACCCCGCATGACGAGCATGACTGGGACGCTACGCAAGTGATGATGCTGCTCGACAAGCCGATCCGCGGGCGCGACCGGAGAGTGCTGGCCACGGCCAATCGCAACGGCTTCTACTACGTGTTGGACCGCGCCACCGGCGAGTTCCTGCACGCCAAGGCCTACGTGAAGCAGACCTGGGCGGAGGGGCTCGACGACCGTGGGCGTCCGATGCGCCGGCCGGGCACGCTGCCGACTCCCGAGGGAACCCACGTCTATCCGCAGGTGGCCGGCGGCACGAACTGGAACTCGCCTTCGTACAGCCCGCAAACCGGTCTCTTTTATGTTCCGGTGCGCGAAGGGGGCTCGCTTTACTACAAGGGCGAAGCCGACTACAAGCCGGGCCGCCGGTTCCAGGGTGGATACTTCAACAACGAGCGCGTTTCTCATGACTGGTACGGCGCCATCCGCGCCTTGGATCCGGCGACCGGCGATATGAAATGGGAGCACAAGCTGCTGGTTCCTCCGTGGGCCGGCGTCGTGTCCACCGCCGGCGGGCTCGTCTTCGCCGGCACCGAAGACGGCTACTTCAAAGCGCTTGACGCGAACACGGGCGCCGACCTCTGGCACGTGAATCTGGGCGGGCGCGTCATTGCCTCGCCCATCGCGTTCGCGGCTGGCGGACAGGAGCGTGTCGCGATTGCGGCCGGAAGCGGCCTGTTCGTGTTCGGGCTACGATGA
- a CDS encoding oligopeptide transporter, OPT family, translated as MAGPPSEPAEVTFKAVALGIFLSLVFGAANAYLGMRAGQTVAATIPAAVIAMALFRTPRFQGTVQEQNIARTAASVGEALVAGAIFTIPAFVMAEVDGKRLWSDLRAHYWEATFILLIGGLIGVFFIILLRRPLCVDAGLPWPESVASAEIVRAGAEKSDAPRYIFGAMGFGALMQLLKSDKGFAIFREYSEGFFAFPQSVVRHFNFDKAPIGDVAHRGGVSWSTPALSPALIGIGYLIGPQLASINVAGGILAWWVLIPLVLFVDPDLPRRIGGAGPDVAAYTVWYNIVRPVAVGAMLVAAANTLFGMRDSIAKSLRGALTASAHAGGQETKERTERDIPVKWTLTATLALLAPVAALYYWFTGGWGPALLAALVMTVAGFLLSAVGGYLVGLVGSSNQPVSGLTLAALVMAALLLLAFGVTGAPGVAAVLGVAAVVCCACCVSGSLIQDLKAGHLLGGTPWKMEVVEIVTVALLAFFLMAPILALHEANLATGGIGGRALPAPQAGLMAQLAKGIVGGQMAWGLLGIGAGFAFALILCGARAPMLIAVGMYLPFDTTSAIFLGGLMQWLAARGGVDEEKGTLLASGLIAGEAIVGILLAVTFVAGIPSVTRMLTGADELSFYSEWGGWLSLIGFAAIAWVLVRLPRAGK; from the coding sequence ATGGCAGGTCCTCCATCCGAGCCCGCTGAAGTGACGTTCAAAGCGGTCGCGCTCGGCATCTTCCTCTCGCTTGTTTTCGGAGCGGCGAATGCGTATCTGGGGATGCGCGCGGGACAAACCGTGGCGGCGACGATTCCGGCCGCCGTCATCGCTATGGCGCTCTTCCGCACGCCTCGATTTCAAGGCACTGTGCAGGAGCAGAATATCGCGCGCACGGCGGCTTCGGTGGGCGAAGCGTTGGTCGCCGGAGCGATCTTCACGATCCCGGCGTTTGTGATGGCCGAGGTGGACGGCAAGCGCCTATGGAGCGATCTGCGGGCGCACTACTGGGAAGCGACCTTCATCCTGCTGATCGGCGGCTTGATCGGCGTGTTCTTCATCATCCTGCTGCGGAGGCCGCTGTGTGTCGACGCTGGACTGCCGTGGCCCGAAAGCGTCGCCAGCGCGGAGATCGTTCGGGCCGGGGCAGAGAAGTCCGACGCGCCGCGCTACATCTTCGGCGCGATGGGCTTCGGCGCTCTGATGCAGTTACTCAAGAGCGACAAGGGGTTTGCGATCTTCCGTGAGTATTCGGAAGGCTTCTTCGCATTTCCGCAATCGGTTGTGCGGCACTTCAACTTCGATAAAGCGCCCATCGGCGACGTGGCGCATCGTGGCGGCGTTTCGTGGTCGACCCCGGCGCTATCGCCGGCGCTGATCGGCATCGGCTACCTGATTGGCCCCCAATTGGCTTCGATCAACGTCGCTGGCGGGATTCTGGCGTGGTGGGTGCTGATTCCGCTGGTGCTTTTCGTGGATCCGGACCTGCCCCGGCGCATCGGCGGCGCCGGACCCGACGTAGCCGCATATACGGTCTGGTACAACATCGTGCGTCCGGTCGCCGTGGGCGCGATGCTCGTCGCGGCGGCGAATACCTTGTTCGGAATGCGCGATTCGATCGCGAAATCGCTGCGGGGCGCGCTCACGGCGTCGGCGCACGCCGGCGGTCAAGAAACAAAGGAACGAACCGAACGCGACATCCCGGTGAAGTGGACCCTGACGGCGACCCTTGCGCTGCTTGCGCCGGTGGCCGCCCTTTACTATTGGTTCACCGGCGGATGGGGGCCGGCGCTGCTTGCCGCGCTGGTGATGACCGTCGCGGGCTTTCTGTTGTCGGCTGTTGGCGGGTATCTCGTCGGATTAGTGGGTAGCTCCAACCAGCCTGTTTCCGGACTCACGCTGGCCGCGCTCGTGATGGCGGCGTTGCTCCTGCTCGCTTTCGGCGTGACCGGGGCTCCAGGCGTGGCGGCAGTGCTCGGCGTGGCGGCTGTGGTGTGCTGTGCCTGTTGCGTCTCGGGCTCGTTGATCCAGGATCTGAAAGCTGGCCACTTGCTCGGCGGTACGCCTTGGAAGATGGAAGTGGTCGAAATCGTGACGGTGGCGCTGTTGGCCTTCTTCCTGATGGCGCCCATCCTGGCGCTGCACGAAGCCAATCTGGCCACCGGCGGCATCGGCGGACGCGCTCTTCCCGCACCGCAAGCCGGCCTGATGGCTCAACTGGCAAAGGGAATCGTCGGCGGCCAGATGGCCTGGGGACTTCTGGGCATCGGCGCGGGGTTTGCCTTCGCTTTGATCCTCTGTGGCGCGCGCGCGCCCATGCTCATCGCAGTCGGCATGTATCTGCCCTTCGACACCACTTCGGCGATCTTCCTCGGCGGCTTGATGCAGTGGCTCGCGGCGCGTGGCGGCGTCGACGAGGAGAAGGGGACACTGCTCGCCAGCGGCTTGATCGCCGGCGAAGCGATTGTCGGCATCTTGCTTGCCGTCACCTTCGTGGCGGGCATTCCTTCCGTTACTCGAATGCTCACCGGCGCCGATGAACTGAGCTTCTACTCCGAGTGGGGCGGCTGGCTCTCGCTCATTGGATTCGCGGCGATTGCGTGGGTGCTGGTGCGGCTTCCGCGCGCCGGTAAATGA
- a CDS encoding amidohydrolase family protein, translating into MIRKIAFAVATPLVLLGQSGAGIALVGGTLYQGPEAPAVPNAAVLIRDGAIAAAGPATSVRAPKDAKRIDCRGLTILPGFWNSHVHFFERKWSEAASIPAVELGRQIEDMLTRYGFTSVVDLGSPLENTLTIRARVESGEIPGPRIYTSGDVLLPANPVLPDASILNVLGSMKPRPIEIATPTDARAAVRKLVSGGADLIKAMLSTGPRRIPADALASAVEEAHSAGRPVAAHPNNLADVLTALAAGVDIVAHTAPAGPEWGAELAAAVANRSAALTPTLKIWWEFQRHDRASEQDKAAAAGERKLRAWIGAGGKVLFGTDVSYVSYDPAREYRMMERAGMGFRDILASLTTSPAAQFQARRAGRIEPAMQADLTVVAGDPSRDITKLATVIYTIRNGRIIYRRAEAAPAPTQSPRIQ; encoded by the coding sequence GTGATCCGGAAGATCGCATTCGCCGTGGCTACGCCGCTTGTCCTTCTTGGCCAATCCGGCGCCGGCATTGCGCTCGTCGGCGGAACGCTCTACCAGGGCCCCGAAGCGCCGGCGGTCCCGAATGCCGCCGTGCTGATTCGCGATGGCGCGATCGCGGCGGCGGGTCCGGCCACTTCCGTCCGGGCGCCCAAGGACGCCAAACGCATCGACTGCCGCGGACTCACGATCCTGCCGGGCTTCTGGAACAGTCACGTCCACTTCTTCGAACGGAAATGGTCGGAAGCGGCGTCGATTCCCGCGGTAGAACTCGGCCGGCAGATTGAGGACATGCTCACCCGCTACGGCTTCACCAGCGTCGTCGATCTGGGTTCCCCTCTCGAGAACACGCTCACGATCCGCGCCCGCGTGGAATCCGGGGAGATCCCGGGGCCGCGGATCTACACCTCTGGCGACGTACTGCTCCCCGCCAATCCAGTGCTCCCGGACGCATCGATCCTCAACGTACTCGGCAGCATGAAGCCGCGGCCAATCGAGATCGCCACGCCAACGGATGCCCGTGCGGCAGTGCGCAAGCTTGTGTCTGGAGGAGCCGACCTGATCAAGGCGATGCTCTCCACGGGTCCGCGCCGTATTCCTGCCGACGCTCTGGCGTCGGCGGTGGAGGAGGCACACAGCGCGGGCAGGCCCGTGGCGGCGCACCCGAACAACCTCGCCGATGTTCTTACGGCGCTGGCAGCGGGAGTGGATATCGTGGCGCACACCGCGCCCGCGGGACCGGAATGGGGCGCGGAACTGGCGGCGGCGGTGGCCAACCGGAGCGCCGCGCTCACGCCGACGTTGAAGATCTGGTGGGAGTTCCAGCGTCATGATCGCGCCTCGGAGCAAGACAAAGCAGCAGCCGCCGGCGAGCGGAAGCTGCGCGCGTGGATCGGCGCCGGAGGAAAGGTGCTCTTCGGCACGGATGTGAGCTACGTAAGCTACGATCCGGCCCGGGAGTACCGGATGATGGAACGCGCCGGTATGGGCTTCCGCGATATCCTCGCTTCGCTGACAACGTCGCCGGCCGCGCAATTTCAGGCCCGCCGCGCCGGACGCATCGAACCGGCGATGCAAGCGGATCTCACGGTCGTGGCCGGAGACCCATCTCGAGACATCACAAAACTGGCGACAGTGATCTACACGATTCGCAACGGCCGTATCATTTACCGGCGCGCGGAAGCCGCACCAGCACCCACGCAATCGCCGCGAATCCAATGA
- a CDS encoding mandelate racemase/muconate lactonizing enzyme family protein produces the protein MLIREIRAHGLRGRTPEGGWSNELQPEDCVHTIVAVLTDEGAVGWGSVFTSEELVRASLSVLKPLYTGENALEPERLSEKLHQNTFWLGRGGAITHTISGIDLALWDLLGKASGQPVGRLLGGRCRERVRPYASLLMREPDRMADELLPVRAQGFRAFKIGWGPFGRRGSHELDEAIVRAAREAVGPDSLLMVDAGGSDAYWPGNLKWAIRTAEMLAEYDVFWFEEALEPDALDDFVQLRAASPVPISGGEVLTRRQSFTPWLREAALDIVQPDVTKCGGLSEQRRIAWMAREHGVRFIPHGWNTAVGLASDLQIASAFPDTDLVEYLTGSPFIDDLVVEPWKLDADGMLPIPVGPGLGVEIRKEALAEFARADVAGLF, from the coding sequence ATGCTGATTCGCGAGATTCGGGCCCATGGCCTCCGTGGCCGCACCCCGGAGGGCGGCTGGTCCAACGAACTCCAGCCGGAAGATTGCGTCCATACTATCGTCGCGGTGCTGACCGATGAGGGCGCGGTCGGATGGGGTAGCGTGTTCACGAGCGAAGAACTCGTCCGCGCGTCGCTTTCTGTCTTGAAGCCGCTCTACACCGGGGAGAACGCGCTCGAACCGGAGCGGTTGAGCGAGAAACTCCACCAGAACACGTTCTGGCTCGGACGCGGCGGCGCCATCACGCATACCATCAGCGGTATCGATCTGGCGCTGTGGGATCTGCTTGGCAAGGCGAGCGGCCAACCCGTGGGACGACTCCTCGGCGGGCGTTGCCGTGAGCGCGTACGGCCTTATGCATCGCTGTTGATGCGCGAGCCGGATCGCATGGCCGATGAACTGCTGCCGGTGAGAGCGCAGGGCTTCCGTGCATTCAAAATCGGGTGGGGACCCTTCGGACGCCGCGGGAGCCACGAACTCGACGAAGCCATCGTCCGCGCGGCTCGCGAGGCCGTCGGTCCCGATTCCCTGCTGATGGTGGACGCGGGCGGTAGCGATGCCTACTGGCCCGGAAATCTGAAGTGGGCCATTCGCACGGCGGAAATGCTCGCGGAGTACGATGTGTTCTGGTTCGAAGAGGCGCTCGAGCCCGACGCGCTCGACGACTTCGTGCAGTTGCGGGCGGCGTCGCCCGTGCCGATCTCGGGAGGGGAAGTGCTGACGCGCCGGCAGTCCTTCACGCCGTGGCTCCGGGAAGCCGCGCTCGACATCGTGCAGCCCGACGTCACCAAATGCGGCGGCTTGAGTGAACAGCGTCGCATCGCCTGGATGGCCCGTGAGCACGGCGTCCGATTCATTCCGCACGGCTGGAACACCGCGGTCGGACTGGCTTCGGATCTGCAAATCGCTTCGGCCTTTCCGGATACGGACCTCGTGGAGTACCTCACCGGATCGCCGTTTATCGACGACTTGGTCGTCGAGCCGTGGAAACTCGATGCCGACGGAATGCTCCCGATCCCGGTGGGGCCGGGACTCGGTGTCGAGATCCGGAAAGAGGCGCTCGCCGAGTTCGCGCGGGCGGATGTTGCCGGTCTGTTCTAA